TTGGGTGGTGACGTGGCGGCTGTTCCTGAGCGACGTCAGAGAGCTCAAGGCGGGCCGGCGCCACCTCGATGACGACGGCCGCTTCGAAAGATCAACCGTGGATCGTGATCTGTCAGGACGCGGCCTTCAAGACGTGGCCCCTTGTTGCGCGCTCTCGCTTGGCGGCACGCTTGGCGTCCAGGGCGCGCTGTAGGCTGCCGAAGCTCTCGGGGCCTTGGCGTTTGATCAGATGCGGGATTCGATTGGCTGGAATGCCCACCTTCTCCGGCCCCAGAACGGCCAGGAGATCCGACTTCGTCTGGTCGGAGTAGCCCGCCGCCTGAAGCTCCGTTGTGCTTGGAAAGACTTCCGCGTGGCGTTCGTTCTCCAGGTCCAGAAGATGGTCTTCCGTTCCCCCGAGGCTGTAGCACCATAGGAAGTTGTCCGGCGGCGCGGTCTCAACCAGACGGCGGAACCTGGCCACCGCCTTGGTGTAGCAGTAGAACTGCACGCCTGGCGATTTACGCACAATGGCTATCCAGGCGAGCAGATACGCGTCGGAGAAAAAATCGCCAGAATCATGCAATCTGATCCATTTTCCCTGGTAACGCTTGTGTTGCAGCTCCGTGGTCATCTGCTCGACCCACCCCGGAAGGTCATCCAAGATCATCTTCAGGTTCCGCTCGTGCGCGGCAAGCACGTTGCGGAAGCGGTAGCTGCCGACCCTCGCGTAGCACAGGGGGGCACATGCCCCAGCTTCCGGACAGGTGTTGTAGGTACGGCCGTCATCCAGGCGGCCAGCGAATGCCGGCAGGGACCAGTTGAAGATCCCCTCTGCGCGAAGCTGCGAATTCTGTGTGAGCAACCACCTACGGGCGCTCCTTCGTGGTGTGCCGGTGGTCGGCTCGGTCATGACGTGGGCTCCATACGATCATTGAGGGGGCGGCCGGTGGAGGCCGGGAGCGGTCGGCCGGGGCAGTCGATGTGAGCGCGAGGATCGCAAGTGCCTTCGCCAGCGCGGTCCGTGAGGACCCTTGGCGGCGTCCGCCGTATTGCTTGAACAGGACGAGGTCGAGTGCGTCGTTTTCCGCAACGCCGAGCCGCTCGTTGGTGGCCTCCTGGTCACCCTGGTGACGAGCGGACCTGATGGGCGTTGCGGCTGCGGGTCTATCGCAACCAGGCGACGAGCAGAGCGAGGGCCAGGGCGGTGATGAGGGCTTTCATTCGGCGTTGATGTCCTGGACGGGCTCGCCCACCTCGGCAGGCGTGCAGCCGTAGGCGGCACCGTAGGTCACTGGATAGACACCGATCACGTAGTAGCCGGGGTAGCCGGGGTACTGGACGTAGCGGCGCCCGTAGCGGTTGGTGAAGTAGACCTTCGTCGGCTGTGACTTGTGGACGCGGCGCGGCTCCTGACGCTGCCAGGTGCCTTGACTGGTCTGCTGCGGCTTGGTGGCGGTCTTCTGCGGCGGCGCGGGCCGGGTGTCGGTGCGCGTTGTCGTGGTGTTGCCGGACGTCGTCTTGGACGAGCCGGGGCCCGGGGGAGGGAAGCTCGCGGCGCAGGCTGGGCGATCCTCCATGGTGGAGCAGGCGGCCAGCGCCGTGGTGGCGAACAGGACGAGCACAGTGGCCCGTGCGAACGTACGGTTCATGGACTTTCCTTAGAGATCGAGAGGGTGGGACGGTCAGGGGCCTAGACGATGTGCTGGACCAACCAGGCCGCGCGATGACGATCGCGGCGACGCTGATGCGGCGCGGCAGGACTTTCGAGCCAGGCTCCGACAGCAGCGCGGCGATGACGTTCAAGCACATCGAGCACCGCGACGTCGGTGACGTGATGTACCGTCCTCTGGGTTCCCGTGACCGACAAGATTCACGTCAGGACGTCGGGGTTGGTGGTCCGGCGCTTGGGCCGTCTTGATCGCGGGTTCTCGGAGCGCAGGAAGGCTCGCCCGAAGGGCGACCGCGAAGCGGCTTGGCCTTCCGGAGCGTAGAGGTTCCGCGATAGGCCCAAAGCAAGCGCCGGACCACCAACCCCGCGCCAGGATCCTTCTCTCGTCTCAGATGATCTGCTCGCTCAGCGTGTTTTTCTTCTGCCCCGGAAGCGCTGTGACTTCGGAACTGGCCGAAGAGTTGCGGTTGGTGCTCTCGGTGTCTCACCTGATCTGCTCGGTGACGCACTGACGGAGCAGGTCAGGTGAGACACCGAGCAGGTCGATTGAGACGGGACAAGACGAGACGCTGCGAGACGGGATAAACAGCCGAGGAGGGGTGAAACGATCACAAACTAGACAGGACAGATTCATTGTTCTGTATGGTTACGGAGTGCGATGAAATTTTTACGGCATGCGGTACTCCCCCCAGGTGAATCTGCATCCTCCTGTCCTATGCTGTCTCGTCTCAGTCGACCTACTGGGTGTCTCACCTGACCTGCTCGATTACGCACTGACCCGAGCAAGTGACGACGCGATGTCAGCCGCCTACCGCGGTACGGCGAGGGGTGCCTTGCCTCGCTGCCGTATGGGGAGATTGAGCGGGGACAGTGGCCCCGCGTCGTACTGGCTGGCGCGGTCGCGCCGAGCGGCTGCCGCGTAGAAGATGCTCAGGGCGGCCGGGTCCGGAGGATATGTCTCAGGGGCCTCGCCCAGGCCGTACGGCGTCTCCCCCATCACGATGACGTCCTCGTTGGAGACGCGGCCGAACCCGAAGCTGATGATGGCCTTCACCGATGGGAGGTCCAGCGGTTCGGACCACAGTGGCCACAGCATGACCTTGCCGTTGGGGTGCCGGTGCCACATCGTGGCGTTCGGAACCGCCCGGCCGCCGTCCCAGTCCCCCTCTACGTCGGAGATCTCTGCTGCTTCACGGAGCCGTTGGGCACGGCTCCCAACGATCGGCGGGGGCAGCCAGTCGGCGCCCAGGTGGGTCAGGACAAGCGCCTGGGTGGCCAACCAGGTGGCGCCTGGCACCCCGCGGGAGTGCGCGAGACCGTCCGGGGACTCGGCCGCCGTGACGGCTGCGCGATGGTCGAGGTTTTCGCCCGTGCACCCGGGTACACGCTGCCAGCTGATGAGCGCCTCCAGCAGCGATTCCGGCCGGTCCATGACCGCCTTGAGGGGGCCGGCGAAGAAGGTTCGCACGGTCTGGCGTCCCCGAGGCGCCATGAACGGTGTGAGGGCGCCGTGCCCCTTCGCGTCTGCTGCGAACTGGTTGACGACCCGCAGGAACCATGAGACTGCCGGCTCCCCTCCGATGGCTTGGATGTGAGCGGCCAGGGCGGGCACATCATCGCGCGGCACTCTGTGTGGGTCTTTCGTGCCCGAGCTAGGAAGCGGGAACCCGGTCACGCCAGGAATGAGCTGGTCAGGCTCCGTACGGCCGATGATGCGCGCCAGCGCGTCGGCGATCGCCTCAGGGGAACTGAGGCGCGATGAGTGGAGAGCGGCGGTCATGGTCTGCGGGGCGAAGGCCAGACATGCGTCGTGCTCCTCGCTGAGCAGCGCCACCAAGCCGAGGGCGGCGAGGAAGCCGAGCGGGTCACGCCCGTCCAAGGCGGGCAGGTTAACAACGTGCACAGCGGATCCTTTCGCCACCGGAGCCCGCCCTCGGGGGTCAAGGGCGGGCTCTCAGGTGTACGGCCTCACGCGCTGACGTGCCACCGAAATTCGTAATTGGACGGCTGCCACGAGTACGGGTTGAGCATTTGCTCCTGACGCTTCACCTGCGCCCCCTCGGGCAGGGCGCCCACCGCGACGAATCGGGCGATGGCGTCGTTGATCTTTTCGCCGTCCTGCCACTCGATTCCAGTAAGCAGGCAGTCGGTGTCGTCCACGATCATCCACGCCGGGCCGCCCTCGCCCTCGGAGCCGTCTGAGACGAGGATTTCGAACGTCTTGGGCTGCGGGCCGAGGTAGCCCTTCGCGGCGGCACCGAGCGCATCATAAGAGGTGAGCAGACAGAGCCCATTCTCGGCGTCCCAGGTAGCGACGGCCGTGCAGTCGTCGAGCATGGTGGAGGCTTGGCCGTCCGCCTCGGTGGGCTCCCAGTCGCCCTCTGCCAGCGCTTCAGCGTCTCGGACGAAGGTGCCGCCGGTGAGGTGGTCCCCGTCTGGAACTCCGAGGCTCCACGCCTGGTCGCCCTCGGCGATGATCAGGAGGTCGTCATTGGTCTGGTACAAAGTGATCATGGTGGGCTCCTGCGGGACGAAGCTGGTGGGGACGGGCGGCGATGTATGAGGTCTGTTCCCGGAACAGGGCCGTACGCTGCGATGTGCCAGCCCTTCAACGCCCGGTCACCTGCCGGTCAGCACGTTCTCCAACGACTGCCCGTGCAGTTCCCGACGCGCCGGCGACAGATCGCGTACCGCCTGCAAGAGTAGATGCCCTACCCTCACCGAGTACTGGCTCTCTGCCGTGTTGGAGCCTGCCGCGATCAGTTCCCTCAGCCCCGGCACCTGCTCGTACATCCCGAACTCCTGAAGCGTTCGATGCAGCCCCAGTGCCTGTCCCAGATCTCGAGGTGGCCGGGCTCGGCTCGGCTCCGGCCACAATGTCGCGATGTAGCGCTCCAGGTCATCGACGAACGCCACGTGCCTGTAGCCAAGGTTCTCGCGCAGGTGGACGACGAAGGACCGGGCGACTACGTGGGCGGCCAGCAGCGGGGTTCCCACGTACCCATCAGCCCAGCTGTCGCGTCCGAGCGCGTTGCGGCCGATCGCTATGGCCAGCCGCGTCGCGCGCTCCCACGCCTCCTCCCCCTTCAGCGACGGGCAGGTGCGCGAGGCCCGGCCGATGACGGCCGCACCGAAGCCGTAGCTGTTGTATGACGGATGCATCCGGTAGGGCATCGCCCATGCCGGCGCGCGATTTATCTTCAGGTGATTGTGGATCGCCTCCTCCTTCTCGGCCCACGCCAGCGCCCGGTCATGCAGGTCCAGTGTGTCGTCGGTGACCTCGTGCATCAGCTCTCCTTGAGCAGGGTGTGCACCTGTTCGTACAGGGGGTCGGCGAAGCGGGCCTTGAGGGTGACACTGCCGGGGTTGGCGACCCGGCGCAGCAGGTTGCGCAGCGCCGCGGCGTAGGTAGGGCCAGAGGATGTGCCGAGCGTGACCAAGTCAGCCAGGTAAGGTACGCCGCCGTCGCCGAAGGCTCGCATGTACCGGTGCAGGTTGAGCGTGGCATGAATGCTGGAAGGGCGAGGGGGTTTGGCTCTGGTGGCCTTCGGCCACAGGGTGCGGGTTACCTGCTGGATGTGTGCGGCTAGGGGCGACTCGTGGGCGGCGAGCGCATGCTGGGTGCGGGCCACGGCGTGGCCGGCCAGCAGCGTCAGACCGCAGCGGACGGTCACGGTGGTGCTGCGTCTTTGGGTAGCGTGACGGCCGATGGCTGCCGCGGTATCCATGAGGGGTGCGACCATGGCGGTCATGGCGGCGTGGACATCGCCCGCTGGGTCGGCGCACATGGCCATGAACATCACCGTCTTGGCCCGCTGGTAGGAGGGCGTCGTCCACGCGGGGACATCCCAGGGGACGTGAGGCGGCGGGTCGTCCATCGTCCACAGCATCCACGGATCGTGCTCGGCTGTATCGGTGGTCACCGTGTCTCCCGTGTCTCCTGTGCCGGCAGGTCCCCATGGGTGCGGATGTGGCGCAAGATGGCCGCGCAGTGCCGCATGGCCTCGGCCAGAGGGCCCTCTCCGTCGGCGGCGCCGTGCTCCAGTCTGGCGCAGTACAAGGCGGCCCAGCCGTCCCAGCTGAGCAGAGCGTTCTCAGAAGAGGTCTCCGGCACGTTCCCATTGACCGGGGTGTTCATTATCAGTTCGGCCTTCTCCTCGAGGCTGAGGGCCTCCCACGCCGGGCCGCTCAGCGCAGGATCGCGCGCAGGCGCCCGACCGGAGTCGTCGATGGCCATGCAGATGGCCCCAGCCAGTGCCCGGCCGGTGTTGCGGTAGGCGTAGGCGGCCTGAGGGACGGCGGCATCAGCCAGATCCGCGAAGCGCTCAACAGCCTCCTCCCACACCTCCAGGTCGACTGCCACCGCCGTGGTGATGTCCCCGGCGACCAGCCGCTCAATGGTCTCCAGCGGCAAGTCCGTGAGCTCGCGGATCTCCCGGGGCGACAGCCCGATCGCGAACGCGCCACGCACCAGCGGGTCGCGCCGCTCGATCATTTCCTGGTTGGCCAGGAACCAGTCGCGCAGCGCGGCATCGGCCTTGTCCTCACTGGCGAAGTACAAGGCGGGCTCGCCAGCCGCCGGCGCCTGGCCGGGGCGGGCGTCGTCGGCCAGGAGCTGTGACAGCGCCTGGGAGGTGATGCCGATCTCACGGGCGGCCTTGGACTTGTTCCCGCCATGGGCGGCGACCAGATCCCGCAGAGCAGCCCGGTACATCTCGCCGTAGAAGCTGTTCGCGGCGCTGCGTGCGTCTTTGGCGGCGCGGGCCCGGCGGGCCGGATCGGTGATTCCGGCGATCACCGCCTCCGGCGTCGGCTCAGAGGTACTCATACCGCTCTTCCTGGTCGCGTTCCATCGCCTGGTCGACTTCTTCCAGCAGCCGCCGGAAATCGGCGATCTCCTGCGGTGTGGGGACATGCACAGGCACGTCCTGCTGCACGGTGATGGTGAACTCGCCGTGCCCGGCATCCCCGCTTACCTCGATCCGGACCGCTTCGCATACCGCGTACTGCGCGCGCATGCCCAGTGCCTCGTACAGGGATATCTCGACGTTTTGGGCGGTGTATCTGGCTGCCGCCTGCGCCAGGTGGGCCTCAGCGGCATCCTCCAGCGTGGTTGGCGTACTTGGGTACCTGTCGTCGAGTTCGTCTCCGAGACGAGCCTCGCCGGTCTGCATGACTTCCCAGCCGTCGCCCGGCACCCGGGTGGACAGGGTCCAGGTGTAGGGGGCGAGGGGGACGCCCTCGACGTCGCTGGCATCCCATACCGGCTCGGTGCTGCATTCGGCCGCAGCGCGCACCTGGGCTTCGTAGTGCGCTTCGGCGTCGCCGTCGTCGTCGAAGTCGACCGTCTCGCACCCGTTAGGGTCGATATGAACGACCGCGCGGCGGGTGATGCCGAGCGGACTGGTGTACTCCTTCAAGGTGATGTTCATGGATTCGTTGCCGTCGGCATCATCCGCGCTGCTGGAGCGCAAGGTAGCGCCATCGTCCAAGGCTTCGAGGATCTTCTGCTGGTGCTCCGGCGTGAGGTGGCCGCGCTCAGCGGCGGTCACCTGCCAGGAGGATTCGATGACTCGCACACCAACAATGAAACCACGGCTTTCAATCTTCTGAAAGCCGTTCTTTAAATTTTTTCCAAGCGAAACTTTCAGTACTTCTTCGCTGCACTAGCGGCTGTTCGGCGCTGCCAGCACCGCGCACCGATCCACCATCTGCCACCCCGCGGCGACGTGGCGCACGCAAGAGCCATGGGCGCCGCGATCACGCCCCGCCGTCCGCAGCAGTGCGCGGATCGCGGATGGAGTACAGCCCGATCACCTCGTTGACGACCGCGATGAACCGAGAGTCGTAGGGCTCCAGTGAGCCGCTGGGGAGCACGACCTCACCCGTGTTACGCCAGCTGCCGCCCGGCGCTTGCTCCCACCGGCGCCACCCTTGCGCACTTCCGCCGACGAAAATCCTGCCCGGCTCTCGCATCCACGCGGTTTCCGCCTCCACCGCGGCCCACTCGGCCGCTCGGGCGGCTTCCTGCTCGGTGCGGTTCACCCGGCTGTTCTCGGCACGCAGCGCAAGAGCAGCGGCCTTCAACACAGTACGCCGGTCCTCGGGCCAGGCCTCATCCACTCCGCAGTCGCAGGTGCCCCGGCCGCGCGACAACCATGCGCACGACTCAGCATGGGTCTCAGGCGGGGCTGAGACGGTGTCGTACTGGTTGGAGATGAAGACCGCGATATCACCCGGTTCATCGCCTGGCGAGGCGGCGACATAACCAGACACAATGAACGGATCATGAATGGGGGACCAAACCGCCCACGGCTCACCACCGAGGTCGACGGCCGTGATGAGGACGCGGCTGGTGACCTGGCGGCCCGCCACGTCCCTGGTGTAGACACCATGGCGAATCTCGTAGTCCGGCATGAGGCTTCCTTCGGATCGCAGCCTGAAAACACCGCAGGTCAAAAGACATGCGGCATCGCGTGCGTTGGAATCCTCAGCCAAAGGCTGCCACCAGCCACGTATGCGGCTGTGTATCGATGTTAGTCGAACGAGGACTCCCCCGCCGAGATGACAATGTCGTGGATTGCCTGCACCACGAGAACGCGTCACATTCGGCAGGCTGAACTCTCGCTGGGCCCCCGGATCGACCCGCTGCTGAGCAGCTCCGAAGGGGCTAAGCGCAGCACGCAGGTGCTGGCCGATCTGGCGGTGACGGCAGCCCAGATTGGTGCCCACCGGGGAACTCTTCGCGGCTCCGGGCGTCATGTGCATCAGGCCCGACGCCGTCGCCGTTGTGGCGGTCGCCCGGCCAGGCAAGGAGACCATGATCACCTGGGTGGGCGACCGCCGGACGTGCGGCTGAAATGGGATTGAGCAGACGCAGTACACCACCGACCACGCGGTGGGCCAGCACACGGGGCGCCTTGAGAACTGGCCGCCGCAGATCGCACCCGCAACCGTGGCTTTGAGATCACCCTTGCTCAGCCCCCCAGCGTCAGTACCTTGCACGCGCTCGGACGTCCCGACGTGGCCGCCTCGGTCACCGAGCTCGCGGCCGTCGTCCTGGCGGATCCTCCGGTCGAGGATCGGCTGCCCATCGGGCAGGGCCGGGTCATAGAAGCCGCAGCCGTCGACCCGGTCGCCATCGGCCAGGAGGACCTGGGCCAGCAGCAGCCCGCCCGGGGCCAGGAGCCGCGCCGCCGCGGCCAGAACCGCCGCCGCCGGGCCGGGTCCGGCGGCGAGCTGGTTGAGCGCCGCGTTCGCCACCACCACCAAGTCGACCGGCCCCGTCTGGGCCGGGTCGAGGTCTTCGATCCGGCAACACACCGTCCGCAGCGTCTGGCCGGGCACGGCGGGCCGGGCCGCGGCCAGCATGGCAGGACTGGCGTCGACAAGGACCACCTCGACGCGGGCCGCACCGTAGCGGCTCAGGAAATGCCCGGTGCCGCTGGGGACCTCGGCGACGGTCATGCCGGGGCACAACAGCCCGTTCAGCAGTCGCGGCGCCGCCAGCTGGGCGATCTCGGCGGCGTAGGAGACGGCCCGCTGCTCATAACCACAGACGCCGCTCATGGCCGCATCCGGTAGAACTGGGCGTGCTGGATGAGCACAGGATGCCTCAAGGCGCCGTCGCAGGCGATCAGCGCGCTTCGCACGGCGGGATCATCGGTGCCGAGCAGCGCGGTGCGGGCGAGCCGCACCAGGTAGGGGGCGGCGTTGACGGTGTAGGCGCAGGTGGCGGTGACCGGCACCAGCGCCGGCCACACATCGACCTTGACGTGCAAGATGGCGCCGACCAGGTGCGGTGCGTCGCCCGGCTGTTGCAGGGGCCCGCAGGTGGGCAGGTAACCGGGCCCGTACCCACAGGTGGCGTCCACGATGACCGCGCCGGGCCGCATCACTCCCAGATCCGCGTCCGTGATCATGGGTGGGGTGTCGAACGTCGAGACGAGGATCGCGCCGATCACGAGATCGGCGTCTTTCAGGCACTCCAGCAACCTCGCCCGGCCGTTGACCACCACCCCCACCCCGGGGGGCGCGATCTGCTCGTATGCCTTCTGGGAGGCCTCGCTGGCACACAGCACGACCACCCGCGCCCCCAGCGCCGCAGCGGTGCGGGCCGCGGCGGCGCCGACGTTGCCGCTGCCGATGACGACGACATCGGCCGGGGCCGCCCCGTCGACGCGGGCGAGCAGCACGCCGCGCCCGGCCGGGTGCTACAGGGCATGGGCGCCGGCGAATACCGCTTGGATGCCGGCGATCTGCCCGCCGGGCCGTCCCAGCGGAAACCGGCCGTCCTCGGCGAAGAACTCATAACTCCACGCCGTCACCCCGCTCTTCTGCAAGGCGGCCATCAGGTCGGCATCGCCCTCGGCGTGAAACAGGGCGCCGATGTGCTGCCCGGCCGACAGGCGGCTCAGATCGGCGGGGTCCGGGGACTTCTAGCGCAGGACCAGCGGCGCCGCCCACACCTCGCCGGGGCTGGCGAGGCGGACCTTGGCCGCGCGGTAGGCGTCGTCGTCGATGAAGGTGCCCTCGCCGATACCG
This Streptosporangium sp. NBC_01495 DNA region includes the following protein-coding sequences:
- a CDS encoding methyltransferase yields the protein MSGVCGYEQRAVSYAAEIAQLAAPRLLNGLLCPGMTVAEVPSGTGHFLSRYGAARVEVVLVDASPAMLAAARPAVPGQTLRTVCCRIEDLDPAQTGPVDLVVVANAALNQLAAGPGPAAAVLAAAARLLAPGGLLLAQVLLADGDRVDGCGFYDPALPDGQPILDRRIRQDDGRELGDRGGHVGTSERVQGTDAGGLSKGDLKATVAGAICGGQFSRRPVCWPTAWSVVYCVCSIPFQPHVRRSPTQVIMVSLPGRATATTATASGLMHMTPGAAKSSPVGTNLGCRHRQIGQHLRAALSPFGAAQQRVDPGAQREFSLPNVTRSRGAGNPRHCHLGGGVLVRLTSIHSRIRGWWQPLAEDSNARDAACLLTCGVFRLRSEGSLMPDYEIRHGVYTRDVAGRQVTSRVLITAVDLGGEPWAVWSPIHDPFIVSGYVAASPGDEPGDIAVFISNQYDTVSAPPETHAESCAWLSRGRGTCDCGVDEAWPEDRRTVLKAAALALRAENSRVNRTEQEAARAAEWAAVEAETAWMREPGRIFVGGSAQGWRRWEQAPGGSWRNTGEVVLPSGSLEPYDSRFIAVVNEVIGLYSIRDPRTAADGGA
- a CDS encoding type I-G CRISPR-associated protein, Cas3-extension family — its product is MHVVNLPALDGRDPLGFLAALGLVALLSEEHDACLAFAPQTMTAALHSSRLSSPEAIADALARIIGRTEPDQLIPGVTGFPLPSSGTKDPHRVPRDDVPALAAHIQAIGGEPAVSWFLRVVNQFAADAKGHGALTPFMAPRGRQTVRTFFAGPLKAVMDRPESLLEALISWQRVPGCTGENLDHRAAVTAAESPDGLAHSRGVPGATWLATQALVLTHLGADWLPPPIVGSRAQRLREAAEISDVEGDWDGGRAVPNATMWHRHPNGKVMLWPLWSEPLDLPSVKAIISFGFGRVSNEDVIVMGETPYGLGEAPETYPPDPAALSIFYAAAARRDRASQYDAGPLSPLNLPIRQRGKAPLAVPR
- a CDS encoding NAD(P)-dependent oxidoreductase yields the protein MLLARVDGAAPADVVVIGSGNVGAAAARTAAALGARVVVLCASEASQKAYEQIAPPGVGVVVNGRARLLECLKDADLVIGAILVSTFDTPPMITDADLGVMRPGAVIVDATCGYGPGYLPTCGPLQQPGDAPHLVGAILHVKVDVWPALVPVTATCAYTVNAAPYLVRLARTALLGTDDPAVRSALIACDGALRHPVLIQHAQFYRMRP
- a CDS encoding GP88 family protein, encoding MTEPTTGTPRRSARRWLLTQNSQLRAEGIFNWSLPAFAGRLDDGRTYNTCPEAGACAPLCYARVGSYRFRNVLAAHERNLKMILDDLPGWVEQMTTELQHKRYQGKWIRLHDSGDFFSDAYLLAWIAIVRKSPGVQFYCYTKAVARFRRLVETAPPDNFLWCYSLGGTEDHLLDLENERHAEVFPSTTELQAAGYSDQTKSDLLAVLGPEKVGIPANRIPHLIKRQGPESFGSLQRALDAKRAAKRERATRGHVLKAAS